One Spinacia oleracea cultivar Varoflay chromosome 4, BTI_SOV_V1, whole genome shotgun sequence DNA segment encodes these proteins:
- the LOC130471387 gene encoding uncharacterized protein encodes MPPPKNLLHFMPLPGQKLKSVVVAEPPPVDQPLIEEDIIPSPLKPSAASGIEIQDITEVMEAIEADFVPGLVVPEVAEEKESADLPFEREKSPDKEMIDLSGPEAAVPEVQKEVPSAGEEEQPEQEARAQKATSEGDTTAGGSSKDAPLGAAPETPKS; translated from the exons ATGCCTCCTCCTAAgaatcttcttcacttcatgcccttgccggggcagaagttaaagagtgtggtggttgctgaaccgccgcccgtggatcagccgctgatcgaggaagatatcatccCCTCTCCCCTGAAACCATCTGCTGCTTCGGGGATCgaaatccaggatatcaccgaggtgatggaggcgattgaagccgattTTGTTCCTGGTTTGGTTGTCCCTGAGGTAGCTGAGGAGAAGGAGTCTGCTGATCTTCCCTTCGAGAGAGAGAAGAGTCCAGACAAGGAGATGATAGATCTCTCGGGCCCCGAAGCTGCGGTCCCCGAGGTTCAGAAGGAGGTTCCCTCTGCTggagaggaggagcagcccgagcaag aggctcgggcccagaaggccaCTTCCGAgggtgatactactgctgggggttcttcgaaggatgctcccctgggGGCCGCTCCTGAGACTCCTAAGAGTTAG
- the LOC130460064 gene encoding uncharacterized protein, translating to MQASANGMITTEEIQMELVRFGGNLLHIAARSGKVDMLKLLVKFMNSSELVSLPLERNKAGPCPCGQTANMRQLHSTCYLIEVAPMAAYLLNQEGVSPLHLAIQLQYNDMVRRIFQLIPGTAIDSSIRKSLLRANKASVVHAAIRARNLGILERIMEELPGSIDSVNEEGWKPLSYAAYEGYLDEVRYFLNNFPDYARKYDRDGSLVLTNTQGGWCRPYSYCGRVYIIMSLNYTRC from the exons ATGCAGGCCTCGGCAAATGGAATGATCACAACAGAGGAGATACAAATGGAACTTGTTCGATTTGGAGGAAATTTACTCCATATTGCTGCAAGATCAGGCAAGGTTGATATGCTAAAGTTGTTGGTCAAGTTTATGAATAGCTCTGAGTTGGTTAGTTTGCCACTTGAAAGGAACAAAGCTGGTCCTTGCCCTTGTGGGCAAACCGCAAACATGAGGCAACTGCACTCTACTTGTTACTTGATAGAGGTGGCACCCATGGCCGCGTACTTGCTGAACCAAGAGGGAGTCTCACCATTACATTTGGCAATTCAACTACAGTACAATGATATGGTGAGGCGCATCTTCCAACTAATTCCAGGGACTGCCATTGACTCGTCCATCAGAAAGAGTCTGCTAAGGGCTAACAAGGCGTCAGTTGTTCACGCTGCTATAAGAGCTAGGAATCTAG GTATATTGGAAAGAATAATGGAGGAATTACCCGGTTCTATTGACTCGGTAAATGAAGAAGGATGGAAGCCACTATCATATGCAGCATATGAAGGTTACCTAGATGAAGTTCGCTACTTCCTGAACAATTTTCCAGATTATGCGAGGAAATACGATAGAGATGGGTCCTTAGTCCTTACCAATACACAAGGCGGTTGGTGCAGGCCATATTCATATTGTGGAAGAGTTTATATCATCATGTCCCTTAACTATACACGATGTTGA